One window from the genome of Ananas comosus cultivar F153 linkage group 13, ASM154086v1, whole genome shotgun sequence encodes:
- the LOC109719272 gene encoding cation/calcium exchanger 5 yields MAAPCFFSSPSSSSPLKLIPISLLLLSYTFFLLFFPPPHPLHLTHFSFSSKSPRRGRILLPQSFSSQSSSHCGGDPPGLLNYAALHFCLLSGDLRLSLPSLSLLLLLHFRLLASAASLHFSPAVSRLAARLRLSPSMAAVTLLSLGNGAPDAFASAAALRGGLPRTGLAAILSAGTFVSAFVVGAVTLLAAPFPLDPAPFVRDVFFYLVASSALFYIYLSAEIFLWQAVGFILFYLFFVGFVFYMDLAAECNDTRGREVQARMVDEKEACGQRMILPHALKLETKQVAEDSKSGPGFCGLIRKITKVWEVPITVLLKLTIPSSSRAEWNRFYVSANIALCPLILLYSLSSFVALDSQIVFFLPRTRFPLWSIILFVSLCLALYHFIFEKEPPETEWTVAITLISFMMSVFWISTMAGELLNCLTAIGSIMNFPPAILGLTVLAWGNSVGDLVADVALAKAGQPAMAMAGCFAGPMFNMLVGLGTAFVVQTARVYPKAYELQFNIGIVVAFVFLLCSLMGSLLVITWYGFRVPRFWGYCLVGLYVLFTAAGLALARLSG; encoded by the exons ATGGCCGCCCCCTGCTTTTTCTCCTCACCCtcgtcttcttctcctctaAAGCTGATTCccatctccctcctcctcctgtCCTACactttcttcctcctcttcttccccccTCCTCATCCCCTTCACCTGACccatttctccttctcctccaaatctCCTCGTCGCGGCCGCATCCTCCTTCCCCAGTCCTTCTCATCCCAGTCGTCGTCCCACTGCGGCGGCGACCCCCCTGGCCTGCTCAACTACGCGGCCCTCCACTTCTGCCTGCTCTCCGGCGACCTCCGCCTCTCGCTGCCCTcgctctccctcctcctcctcctccacttcCGCCTCCTCGCCTCTGCCGCCTCCCTCCACTTCTCCCCCGCCGTCTCCCGGCTCGCCGCGCGCCTCCGCCTCTCACCCAGCATGGCCGCCGTCACCCTCCTCTCCCTTGGCAACGGCGCTCCCGACGccttcgcctccgccgccgccctccgcgGCGGCCTCCCTCGCACCGGCCTTGCCGCCATCCTCTCCGCTGGCACTTTCGTTTCCGCCTTCGTCGTCGGCGCCGTCACCCTCCTCGCCGCCCCCTTCCCCCTCGACCCCGCCCCCTTCGTCCGTGACGTCTTCTTCTACCTCGTCGCCTCCTCCGCCCTCTTCTACATCTACCTTAGCGCCGAGATCTTCCTGTGGCAGGCCGTAGGGTTCATTCTCTTCTACCTCTTCTTCGTCGGCTTCGTATTCTACATGGATTTGGCCGCGGAGTGTAATGATACAAGGGGGAGGGAGGTGCAGGCTAGGATGGTGGATGAGAAAGAGGCTTGTGGGCAGAGGATGATTCTGCCCCATGCATTGAAGCTGGAAACAAAGCAAGTGGCGGAGGATAGTAAATCAGGCCCGGGATTTTGTGGCCTGATCAGAAAG ATAACAAAAGTTTGGGAAGTTCCTATCACAGTCCTCCTCAAGCTTACTATACCGTCGTCATCACGGGCTGAATGGAACAGGTTCTATGTCTCAGCTAACATTGCCTTATGCCCTCTCATTCTTCTATATTCGTTAAGTTCGTTCGTCGCATTGGACAGCCAAATAGTATTCTTTCTCCCACGTACCCGCTTTCCACTCTGGTCTATCATCCTATTTGTAAGCCTCTGTCTCGCACTATATCACTTCATTTTCGAGAAAGAACCCCCAGAGACAGAGTGGACAGTAGCAATCACCTTAATCTCTTTCATGATGAGTGTGTTTTGGATCTCGACAATGGCGGGGGAGCTCTTGAACTGCCTTACCGCAATCGGAAGCATCATGAATTTCCCGCCGGCGATCCTTGGCTTGACGGTCTTGGCATGGGGGAACTCGGTGGGCGACCTTGTTGCTGACGTGGCGTTGGCCAAGGCTGGCCAGCCGGCGATGGCCATGGCTGGGTGCTTTGCGGGCCCTATGTTTAACATGCTGGTTGGGCTGGGAACGGCGTTTGTGGTACAGACAGCGAGAGTATACCCGAAAGCATATGAACTCCAGTTCAACATTGGGATTGTGGTTGCTTTTGTATTCCTCCTTTGCAGCTTGATGGGCTCGCTATTGGTGATTACATGGTATGGATTTCGGGTACCAAGATTCTGGGGATACTGCCTTGTTGGGTTGTACGTTCTTTTCACCGCAGCGGGCTTGGCTCTTGCGAGATTATCTGGTTGA